The proteins below are encoded in one region of Roseovarius bejariae:
- a CDS encoding ABC transporter substrate-binding protein: MKRFLTATAAAALLAGGAQADNHAVKIGVILGFTGPIESLTPHMAAGAEMAMGEVTESGKLLDGMSVEPVRADSTCIDAGAASAAAERLITSEGVKGIMGADCSGVTGAVLSNVAVPNGVVMISPSATSPALSSAEDNGLFFRTAPSDARQGEIMAKILMDRGNEEVALTYTNNDYGKGLADSFAKAYEDMGGTITINAAHEDGKADYSAEVGALASGGGDLLVVAGYVDQGGSGIVRSALDSGAFDTFHFPDGMIGTALEENFGDEIDGSTGQHPGTDSPGVAKFQEMVGDSFEATSPFAPESYDAAALMLLAMQAAESVEPGDYKDHVMDVANAPGEKIYPGELGKALEIIAGGGDVDYVGATAVELIGPGESAGSYREIIFEDGKIETVEYR, translated from the coding sequence ATGAAGAGATTTCTGACCGCAACCGCCGCTGCCGCGCTTCTGGCCGGGGGGGCACAGGCCGATAATCACGCGGTGAAAATCGGCGTGATCCTTGGCTTTACCGGGCCGATCGAGTCGCTGACGCCACATATGGCGGCAGGCGCCGAAATGGCGATGGGCGAAGTCACCGAAAGCGGCAAGCTTCTGGATGGGATGAGCGTTGAGCCGGTGCGTGCCGACAGCACCTGTATCGATGCCGGGGCGGCGAGTGCCGCGGCCGAACGCCTGATCACCTCGGAGGGGGTCAAGGGGATCATGGGGGCGGATTGCTCGGGCGTGACTGGGGCCGTTCTGAGCAACGTCGCGGTGCCCAACGGCGTGGTGATGATTTCGCCATCGGCGACCTCGCCGGCGCTGTCCTCAGCCGAGGACAACGGTTTGTTCTTCCGCACCGCGCCATCGGATGCGCGCCAGGGCGAGATCATGGCCAAGATCCTGATGGATCGCGGCAACGAGGAGGTCGCCCTGACCTATACCAACAACGACTATGGCAAGGGGCTAGCCGACAGTTTCGCCAAGGCCTACGAGGATATGGGCGGCACGATCACCATCAACGCGGCGCATGAAGACGGCAAGGCCGACTATTCGGCGGAAGTGGGCGCGCTGGCCTCGGGGGGCGGTGACCTTCTGGTCGTGGCCGGTTACGTGGACCAGGGCGGCAGCGGCATCGTGCGCTCGGCGCTGGATTCGGGGGCGTTTGACACCTTCCACTTCCCCGACGGGATGATCGGCACGGCGCTGGAGGAGAACTTCGGCGACGAGATCGACGGATCGACCGGCCAGCACCCGGGCACAGACAGCCCCGGCGTGGCCAAGTTCCAGGAGATGGTGGGAGACAGTTTCGAAGCCACCTCGCCCTTCGCGCCGGAAAGCTATGACGCGGCGGCGCTGATGCTTCTGGCGATGCAGGCGGCGGAATCGGTCGAGCCGGGCGATTACAAGGATCACGTGATGGACGTGGCCAATGCGCCGGGCGAAAAGATCTATCCCGGTGAGCTGGGCAAGGCGCTGGAGATCATCGCCGGGGGCGGTGACGTGGATTACGTCGGCGCCACCGCCGTCGAACTGATCGGGCCGGGTGAATCGGCGGGCAGCTACCGCGAGATCATCTTCGAGGATGGCAAGATCGAGACGGTCGAATACCGTTGA